The genomic window GGATATCGAACTGATGCGCACGCTCAAGTCCGGGCGCGGAATGATGCCGGCGTATCAGGGCATGTTCACCGAGACCGAACTGCTCGATGTCATCGCCTATCTGAGAACCCTGCGTCTGCAGCAATGAGGCATGTGTTCCGCGGCGCGGCGATCCTGCTGGCGGCGGCAGCGCTGACGGCCTGTTCCCGCGACGGGCAGGAACCGCCGCAGGCGAGCGGGCCATCGCCGAAGATCCTGGAGACCTTTGAGGTCGGACCGGAGGTCTACGTGCGCGCACTCGCCGTCGACCGGATGGCCGACGCGCTGTGGGTCGGGACCTCGCTCGGCGTCCATGAGATCGACCTCAAGACACGCGAGGTGAAAAAGACGTATACGCGCGGTGATGGCCTGGCGAACGAATACGTATTCGCCATCCTCGTCGACGACGCCGGAGACAAGTGGTTCGGCACCAACGGCGGCGGCGTCACGCGACTCCACGGCACGGAGTGGAAGACCTGGTTTCCGCTGCACGGGCTGGCCGACTACTGGGTCTACGCCCTGGCGGAAGACCCCGGCGCCGGCCTCTGGATCGGCACCTGGGCCGGCGTCAACCGGCTGCCGGCCGGGGGCGGGGCGTTCGAGACCTATCATGACGAGTTGGTCAACGAATGGGTGTACGGCATTGGCGTGGATTCCCGCCACCGGGCCTGGTTCGGCACCGAGGGCGGCATCTCGATGTTCGACGGCGCGCGCTGGCGCGAATGGACCCACGAGGACGGCCTCGGGGCGCCGAACCGGGACAATCTTCCGCTCAGCAGCAACACCGGCCTGGGGACGCGGGCGCGCCATGATCTGAGCGTGCTCGTGGACGGCCAGGCCAGTTACAACCCCAACTACGTGTTCTGCGTCCACGTCGACCGGCGCGACCGCGTGTGGGCCGGTACCTGGGGCGGCGGCGTGAGTCGCTTCGACGGTACGCGCTGGAACAATCTGACGACGGCGGACGGGCTGGCCGGCAACATCGTGTTCGCGCTCGCCGAGGCTGCGGACGGCGCCCTGTGGTTCGGCACCGACCAGGGCCTGTCGCGCTACGACGGCAAGCACTGGCAGACCTTCCGGCGCGCCGACGGCCTGCCGGGCGATGCGGTCTATGCGGTGGCGGCGACACCCGCGGGCGAGGTGTGGGCCGGGACGCGCGGCGGCGTGGTGCGGATCGGGTACTGAGGCGGTACATAAAAAATGGGGACAGATTTAAAATCTGTCCCCGGTCCGTAAAAAATAAATCTGTCCCCAATTGTTGTGTGTCCCCATTTGTTGCGCTTGTCACGGAAATGGACGGCTGAGATGAAATTCAATCATAAATACTGGGCCCTGCTCATCGTGCTGGCAGGGGGATTCGTGGTGGGCGGCTACCTGCTCGGCGTCAGTCAGGGCAAAAACGGCGCTGCGCCGGTGGCGCGCGCCCCGCTCGACGAAGTGGACCCCGCCGCCCCGCTGCCGGCGGGTCATCCCGCGCTGCCGCCCGCCGGCGCCGATGCCGCGCCGGCCGCGCTGCCAGGCGCGAGCGCGGGGATGGGAAACCGGCGCTTCACCCATTTCCGCGTCGGCAACCGCAACGTCAAGGGACTGATGGTGGAAGGGAACCTGGCCTGGATCGGCACCTCGGGCGGGGTGATCCGCTACGACGCCGCCACCGACAGCCACCGCATCTTCGACAACCAGGTCCCGGGCATCCTGTCGAACGGCGTCTTCCACGTCAGCCGCCTCGACGACAAGATCGCCGTCGGCACCTATGGCGGCGGGCTCTCGCTGTACGACCCGGCGACGGATCAATGGAAAAACTACAACATTCCGCAGGGGCTCGCCGATCAGTTCGTCTACGACGTCCAGAAAGTCAGCAATGGCGACGTGTGGATCGCGACCTGGTCCGGGGTGAACCGGATCCGCGGCGGCGCCCTGGACGATCCCGGCAGCTGGCAGACCTTCACGGTGGAGAGCACCGCCGGCGGCCTGCCGAATCCGTGGGTGTACGGTCTTGCCGAAGGTCTCGACGGTGACATGTGGTTCGCGACCGAGGAGGGGCTGGCGCGTTATCGCAAGGGCGCCTGGAAAAACTGGAAGCACAGCGATGGTCTCGGGGCCCCGTATGAGCTGGTGCGTGACGCCATCCAGTTCACCAGCGACCCGGCCGCCGCCTCCCAGCATCACGCGCAACAGAAGGCGGAGCAGGGTATCGAAGACCTCAAGGTCGCCTACAATCCGAACTACATCATCTCCCTCGACGTCGATCGTGACGGCACCGTCTGGTGCGGCACCTGGGGCGCCGGCCTCGCCCGCTTCGACGGCAAGACCTGGAAGAATTTCACCACCGCCGACGGCCTGCCCGCCAACCATATCTTCATGCTGTACCGTGACCGGAGCGGACGGCTCTGGATCGGCACCAGCCAGGGGCTCGCCCGGCTCAACGACGACGGCGTCTCCTTCACGGTGATGACGACGGCGGATGGCCTGTTCGCGAACAATGTCTTTTCGATGGCGCAGTCCGAGGACGGCACCCTGTGGGTCGGCAGCTTCGGCGGTGTCGCGCGTATCGCGGGTGGCGGCTGAGCATGCCCGCCCGGCGCCGGACGGCATGACATGAGACGGCCGGGTACCCGCACGGCGGCCGTGAGCGCGGGCATCGCGCTGGGACTGATCACGGCGGGCGCCGCCGCGGAACTGTTGCCGCCGGGGATGCTGCATGCCGGGGCGGCGTGGTCATGGTGGCTGCTGCCGGTGTTGATCGCCGGCGCCGCCTTCGGCCTCTGGCGTTTCACACGGTCCGGGATCAATCGCCCGCGCGACCGCATGGAGCTGCAGATCGCGGTGTCCGAGCACCGGCTTCGCGCCGTGCTGGATCATATCGTCGACGCCGTTCTCTATGTGGACGAGCGCGGCGCGGTCGAATCCTCCAATCCCGCCGCCGAGCGCCTGTTCGGTTTCGGCGCGGAGGAGCTGCGCGGGCGCGCGGTCGCCCAGCTGTTGCCGCCGCCGGTCACGGCGGGGGAGGCGGCGGCCGGTCTCCCCGCCCACCTCGCCGACATGGCGGGCGGGACGCGCGAGGCGAGCGGGCGGCACAAGAGCGGCGCCCTGTTCCCGCTCGAGCTGACCGTGAGCCGCATGGCGATCCACGGCCGGCTGCATTACGTCGTCATCCTGCGCGACATCACCCAGCGCCGCGCGCAGCTCGCGGCGCTGCGCCACCAGGCGCTGCATGATTCGCTCACCGGCCTGCCGAACCGCGCCTTGCTGCTGGATCGCATCGAGCACGCCATTCATGGTGCGCGCCGCAACCACCGGCCGCTCGCGCTGATGATCGCCGATCTCGACCACTTCAAGGAGATCAACGATACGCTGGGCCATCCCTGCGGCGACCTCATCCTGCGCGAGACCGCGCGCCGCATGAGCGCGCTGATGCGCAGTTCCGACACCGTGGCCCGGCTCGGCGGCGACGAGTTCGCGCTGCTGTTGCCGGCCACCGATCCCGCCGACGCCGCGCGCATCGCCGACAAGGTCGCGCGCGAGATCGAGCGGCCGTTCGCGCTGGAAGGGCACAGCTTCATGCTCGGCGCCAGCATCGGCATCGCGATGTTTCCCGAGCACGGCGAGGACTCCAGCACACTGATGCGTCACGCCGACGTGGCGATGTACGCGGCCAAGCGCGAGCACCGCGGCCATGCCGTGTACGAGCCCGAGCAGGACCGGCACGGTCTGCGTCACCTCGCCCTCAAATCCGAACTCCACACCGCCCTGGAGAGTGACCAGCTGAAGCTGTGTTACCAGCCGGTGGTCGATCTGCACAGCGGCCGTGTCACCGGTGTCGAGGCGCTGGTACGCTGGAATCATCCGTCCCGCGGCCTCCTCGGTCCGGACGAATTCATCCCGCTGGCCGAGCGCACCGGCCTGATACGGCCGCTGACGCTGTGGGTGCTGAAGACGGCGGCGCGCCACAGCCGCGCATGGGTGGCGCACGGGCTGGAATTGCGCGTCGCGGTCAATCTTTCGGCCCACAATCTGCACGACGGCGGCCTGCCGGACATCGTCAGCGGGCTCCTCGGCCATGAGGGGAGACCCGTGCAGCTACGGCTGGAAATCACCGAGACCGTGATCATGCCCGGTTCCGCGCACGCCCTCGAGGTGCTGAACCGCTTGAGCGCGCAGGGCGTGCGGATTTCGATCGACGATTTCGGCACCGGATATTCGTCGCTGGCCTACCTGAAGCGCTTGCCGATCGACGAGGTGAAGATCGACAAATCCTTCGTGTCCGCGATGGCGTTCGACAACGACGATGCGGTGATCGTCCGCTCGACCATCGACCTGGCGCACAATATCGGCCTCCGCGTGGTGGCCGAAGGCGTCGAGGACCGGGCCACCTATGATCTGCTCGCCGGCATGCGCTGCGATTCGGTGCAGGGGTTCTACATCAGCCGGCCGTTGGAGGCGGACGACCTGCTCACCTGGCTGCGGAAATCCGGCTGGTACCCCGCGACGGGCGCGGCCTGAAGGCGGCGCAGGGGGACGGGAATGGATGGATTTTTTACGGGCGGGGACAGATGGGTACGTCTGTCCCCGGCGGTTTCGTCAGGGGGGTTCCGCGGCCATCGCCGCGCCCTGGCCCGGTGAGACCGGGCGATAGATGTCGACCTTGCGGAAGAACTGGTCGACGATGTAGACGCGCCCGTCGCTGTCCACGTCGATCCCCGCCGGCAGCATGTATTTGCCGGGAAAGCCCGACTGACCGCGTTCGCCGATGAACATCAGCAGTTGCCCCGCGCGGTCGAAGATCTGGACGTTGCCGAAGGCGGTGTCGACCACATAGACATTACCGGCGGCGTCGATCGCGATCCCCTTGGGACGGGCGAACTGGCCGGGGAAGCGCCCGACCGAGCCGAAGCTGAAGCGATACCGGCCGTCGCCGTCGAAGGCCTCGACGCGGAAATTGCCGCTGTCGACCACATAGAGGGTGCCATCCGGCGCCACGGCCGCCTGCAGCGGCAGATTGAGCTCTCCCTCACCCATGCCGCGCGCACCGATCCGGCCCCGGGGTTCGCCGCTGCGGGCGTCGAAGACGTGCACCACGTGCTCCGCCGACTCCACCCCGCCGGTGTCCACCACATAGAGGCGCGCGCCGTCGGGGCTGAGCGCGACGTCGGACGGACGCTGCAGCAACTCCCGGTCGCCGATGGCGCGCAGGAAGGTCCCGTCGGCGTCGTAGACCATGACGCGGCGCTCCGTGATGTCGGCGACGTAGAGCGTGCCGTCGCCGGCGATGTCGATGCCCATCGGCTTGGACAGCCGGCCGGGTTTCTCGGCACCGATCTGGAAGAACCGCTTGCCGGGGATGTCGAACACCATGACGGCGCGCTGCACCGTGTCGCTGACGTAGACGCGGCCGGCATGCGCCGCAACGTCGAACGGTTTGACCAGTCCCATGAGTTTGCGCGCCTCGCCCAGGGCGAACTGCTTGAAGCGCATGCCGGAGGTCACTTCCTCGACATCCTCGTTATACAGCAGCGTGCGTTCGTAGACGAAGCGCGGCTCCGCGGGCGGGGGCGGATAGACCGGCGGTGTGAAATCACTCTCGACCTCGGGTGTGCCGGCGCAGGCGGCGAGCAGCCCGAGGGCGACAACGAGGGTGAGGCGTGCGGCGTGAGGCCTGAGGCGTGAAAGCGCCGCGCTAACGAACATTGCCTGCCGGTTCAGGGTCAGCTTACACCTCACTCCTATCCCCTCACGCTACGCCGTCACTTGATATGGCAGGTTTCGCACAGGCGGTCGGCGCGGTCGCGCAGGAGCAGGGTGACATCCGGATTGTGCACGTTGTGGCAGGTGGCGCACTCGACGCGGTTGTCGTAGAGCTTGACGCCGTTGTCGAAGCCGTAAGGGCTGTCCGGCAGCCGAAAGTCGGGGTCCTTGTGGTTGAGACCGGCGTAGGTCATCGAGATCGGATGATCGTTGCTGATGTCGGTGTCGAGATGTTTGATGGCGATATTGTGCGCGACCTTGCCGTTGTGGCATTTGCCGCAGCTCCACAGGTCGTCCGCCTTGTTGATGCGCAGGTGCAGGGCGGCATCCTCGCTGCTGCGGAAGCCGTTCGGTTTGAATACCGTCATGTCGACTGCCATGGTGCCATCATGGCAGGAGAGGCAGAGCAGGCTGATCGGGCTCGGGGTGCGTACCTTGTTGTCGAGTGTGCGGCTGTCGTAGAGGGTGTAGGCTCCGGTGGCCGGCGTGAACCGGTTCCAGCCCTCGATGCCGCCCGCCGCGACGCTGTCGCCGCCCTGCTGCTCCGGCGGCACATGGCAATAGACGCAGGGCGATCCGTAATCCGAAAAGGCGACGCCCGACATCGCCTGTACGCCCGCGCGCTTGTTGAGGCCGGTGAAGTCGTGTTTGGTTCCCAGGATAGTGCCGCCGGCGGCGGTGAGCGCCCACAGCGCGCTTCCCAGCAGCAGGATCGCCTGCAGGATGGGGCTGCCGATGATCCGTCTCATTGTTATTTTCCTCGGATGCCTGTCAGGGAGCGCGTCGGCCGCGGTGGCTGACATTATAATGCAAATGCGGCTATCATTGTCAGGACGCCGTACCATCGCCGGAATCGCCAGTAACCCATGCCGTTGCCTTCCAGTCTTGCACGCTGCGCAGGCGTGATCGCCGCCTGCCTGCCCTTGCTCGCCGCGGCCGTCCCCG from Gammaproteobacteria bacterium includes these protein-coding regions:
- a CDS encoding EAL domain-containing protein, which codes for MRRPGTRTAAVSAGIALGLITAGAAAELLPPGMLHAGAAWSWWLLPVLIAGAAFGLWRFTRSGINRPRDRMELQIAVSEHRLRAVLDHIVDAVLYVDERGAVESSNPAAERLFGFGAEELRGRAVAQLLPPPVTAGEAAAGLPAHLADMAGGTREASGRHKSGALFPLELTVSRMAIHGRLHYVVILRDITQRRAQLAALRHQALHDSLTGLPNRALLLDRIEHAIHGARRNHRPLALMIADLDHFKEINDTLGHPCGDLILRETARRMSALMRSSDTVARLGGDEFALLLPATDPADAARIADKVAREIERPFALEGHSFMLGASIGIAMFPEHGEDSSTLMRHADVAMYAAKREHRGHAVYEPEQDRHGLRHLALKSELHTALESDQLKLCYQPVVDLHSGRVTGVEALVRWNHPSRGLLGPDEFIPLAERTGLIRPLTLWVLKTAARHSRAWVAHGLELRVAVNLSAHNLHDGGLPDIVSGLLGHEGRPVQLRLEITETVIMPGSAHALEVLNRLSAQGVRISIDDFGTGYSSLAYLKRLPIDEVKIDKSFVSAMAFDNDDAVIVRSTIDLAHNIGLRVVAEGVEDRATYDLLAGMRCDSVQGFYISRPLEADDLLTWLRKSGWYPATGAA
- a CDS encoding regulator yields the protein MRHVFRGAAILLAAAALTACSRDGQEPPQASGPSPKILETFEVGPEVYVRALAVDRMADALWVGTSLGVHEIDLKTREVKKTYTRGDGLANEYVFAILVDDAGDKWFGTNGGGVTRLHGTEWKTWFPLHGLADYWVYALAEDPGAGLWIGTWAGVNRLPAGGGAFETYHDELVNEWVYGIGVDSRHRAWFGTEGGISMFDGARWREWTHEDGLGAPNRDNLPLSSNTGLGTRARHDLSVLVDGQASYNPNYVFCVHVDRRDRVWAGTWGGGVSRFDGTRWNNLTTADGLAGNIVFALAEAADGALWFGTDQGLSRYDGKHWQTFRRADGLPGDAVYAVAATPAGEVWAGTRGGVVRIGY
- a CDS encoding 6-bladed beta-propeller — its product is MFVSAALSRLRPHAARLTLVVALGLLAACAGTPEVESDFTPPVYPPPPAEPRFVYERTLLYNEDVEEVTSGMRFKQFALGEARKLMGLVKPFDVAAHAGRVYVSDTVQRAVMVFDIPGKRFFQIGAEKPGRLSKPMGIDIAGDGTLYVADITERRVMVYDADGTFLRAIGDRELLQRPSDVALSPDGARLYVVDTGGVESAEHVVHVFDARSGEPRGRIGARGMGEGELNLPLQAAVAPDGTLYVVDSGNFRVEAFDGDGRYRFSFGSVGRFPGQFARPKGIAIDAAGNVYVVDTAFGNVQIFDRAGQLLMFIGERGQSGFPGKYMLPAGIDVDSDGRVYIVDQFFRKVDIYRPVSPGQGAAMAAEPP
- a CDS encoding regulator; this translates as MKFNHKYWALLIVLAGGFVVGGYLLGVSQGKNGAAPVARAPLDEVDPAAPLPAGHPALPPAGADAAPAALPGASAGMGNRRFTHFRVGNRNVKGLMVEGNLAWIGTSGGVIRYDAATDSHRIFDNQVPGILSNGVFHVSRLDDKIAVGTYGGGLSLYDPATDQWKNYNIPQGLADQFVYDVQKVSNGDVWIATWSGVNRIRGGALDDPGSWQTFTVESTAGGLPNPWVYGLAEGLDGDMWFATEEGLARYRKGAWKNWKHSDGLGAPYELVRDAIQFTSDPAAASQHHAQQKAEQGIEDLKVAYNPNYIISLDVDRDGTVWCGTWGAGLARFDGKTWKNFTTADGLPANHIFMLYRDRSGRLWIGTSQGLARLNDDGVSFTVMTTADGLFANNVFSMAQSEDGTLWVGSFGGVARIAGGG